CGCCGTGCGGCGAGATCGGGATCGGTAGAACCGGCATTCGTATGCACGTTATAGAAGTCGATGCATACGCCCGGAGCGACCGTATGCCTGGAGAGCGTGAAGCCCTTCGGCGTAAGACAGTCCGTTCCGTTGCACTGATTCCAGTCGACGCGCTGAAAGTCCGTGAAGTCGAAGTAGGCGAGCGTATTCATGCCGTCGCCGATTCCCATGCCGCCGCTTGTCGCTGTGCGATACGGATGCACGTCCGTCGCATACAGGCTTGCATGATAGTTGAAGTCCTCCTGCACGTGAACGACATCAAACGGCGAGAGCAGCGGCCCTATATACGGCGTGTTCTCGGATGGGTTGGAGCTTGAGAAGGGCTCGAGCAATCCGGCAACGTTATACGTGAGCACGGTGAACTGATTTCCCCCATCCGTCATGCTCAGCGACTGCAGGCTGTGGGCGCCGATGGCGGACTCCTGGTCTGACCCGGATGACTGGATCAGACCGAGCAGGGCCTGGCTATCGCTCTCGCTCGCCCTCTGACAGGACGCCAGCAGCGCAAGCGCCAGCCATCCGAAGATTCGTTTCTTCCTTGTAGTTTTCATCATACTTTCTATCGTTTTCATCTTTTTTTCTCTTGGATTTCCTTTTGAGTTTTCGTTTGAACACCTGTTCGCTCCCGGCCGGGCCGGTAGATGCAGCGTTTGTGAAACAAAGGGAAAAATCCGTCAATCAAATATTCAACATTTGTTTGGTTTCGTGAGCTATTCAATTATCGGTGAGGCAATGGTATAGCCGGAACTTCATTTATTGGCAGTCGATCGGCTGAAATGAGAGGGTGGGTGCAACGGAATTGCTGAGGAATTACGGAATATGTATATCGTCCGGATCTCTTCTTACATCCCAGAAAAACAGGATTTCGATCTGCTGAGCGTATTTCTTAGAGCCGTTTCTTTCGGTCCAGTAAGCATAGGTGGAGATCTTTTGAGTTAAAGCTGTTTCAGACCAGATTAACTTCTGAACCATTGATCAACCTTAGAATCAGCCTCTTCTTCGGAGTAGAATTTTCCGCTTTCGATTTCGCTGATGCCTTTTGCAATGCCGGATTTAACGGACTCAGGCAGAGGCGTATTCTGATTTCCAGTAATATTCAGAATGATATCCTGAATGAAAACCAATGTCTCTTCGTTTTCAATGGCATTGATTTCTTCGAGGATGGTGCTTTTTATCGACCGGCCACTCATACGTCTAATGAAGGCTGAACCCGCCGAGAATGTCAAACGAAAAGAATCCATTTCTCCAATTCTCATTGCAAGCCTCGCTTCCCTCAAAAAGATATATCAGCATGTTCTACCGTTCCGCCCCGCCGCTCTTCCTGCTTTCCATTCTTCTCGGACTCTGGAGCTCCTGCGCTCCGGCTATTTCGCGTCCGTCATCCGCTGAGGAGTGTCCGTCTGACGTGCCTGCCGATATGGCCTGCATCCCCGGCGGACGCTTTCTTCTTGGCAGTAACGAGACGGACTGGAAGAAAGAGAACTGGGATCTCTCTTCGTTTGCCGAGCACACGGTAGAGCTCTCGACATTCTTACTTGATAAATACGAGGTTACGACGGAGCAGTATCAGGCCTGCGTCGCTGCCGGCCGGTGTGAGCGTCAGTTAACGAATTATCCGCATCTGCGTGAGCAGAAGATGCCGCAGATGAAGGTGAACTGGTATCAGGCGCAGGCCTACTGCAAGGCGCAGGGCAAACGGTTACCCACCGAGGCAGAGTTCGAAGCGGCATCAAGAGGGCCGGACGGCGAAACACATCCCTGGGGCAATGCGCCTGCTACGTGTCAATATGCCATTATTAAAGACGACACAGGCCGCGGATGCAAGGGCCATAAGGCGCCAGGCTGGCATGCAACGCCCGAGAACTTTCGCGAAACGGGCGCCACGTGGGATGTCGGCTCAAAGGGAGCGTATCGTTACGGCCTCTATGATATGTCGGGTAACGCTCAGGAGTGGGTGTCGGATTGGTTTGCTCCGACGCTTGAAGCATGTGGAGAGGCCTGTCAGGGCAAAGATCCGCAGGGGCCATGCGCCGGCGCCGATCATTGTCCGGGCTTTGACGAGAAGCTTGTTAAAGGCGGCTCATGGTACTGGGGGCCGATTGCCGCGCGGGCTGCAGCGAGGCGTCCGCATTTTCCGAAGAACCAGCCTATTCATCATTTTGGATTTCGATGCGCGAAGTCGATCTGAGGTCAAGGCAGCAGAAATCCGACGAATAAGCATACGGCAGCGAGGCGGAGTTGTTCAGGACATATCGACTTGCAGCTTTATCTTCTTTTCGAGAAGACGTAAGTGCTTATCCAGTGTATCAATCTTTACATTGTGAAATGCTGCTATGGAAAAGATGATCAAATCAATAGACGGCACCGTGAGCCCAGCCGCACGACTCAAATCCGCAACCCGATAGCTAAGTTTGAAGACTTCAGAAGTGCAGGGAAGGATTGGGACCGACTGCTCAATCTTTGCAATCTGCTTTCTTTCCTCTCTTCCTTTCACTCCGTTCCATAGCTCAAGAAGGATGGGCTCTGCGATGCGGGCTTCACCGGAGATCAGATGATCGGCTACCCTGGCCTGTGCTTCTGCATTGCCATTTACACGTAAGAATTCAATCCACACTGAGCTATCGATAAGAATCACGATCTTTCTGCCTCACGCAGTTCTCGTAGCTCCTCCTGAGAAATGAGCGTTTTCAGGCTGCCTTTCATACTGGCCAGGTCAGCCATCTTTTTTCGATTGAGATAATCTGTCAGAGCGGTTAAAATCGCCTCTCTTTTAGTGGAAGTGTCAGAATATTTTATTACTTCATTGAGAATATCATCAGGAATATCAATCGTTGTCTTCATAAGGTTAATGTAGCCATATTCTTAAACGTTGCAAGCAGAAATTCGCGGCTTATCGGGCTAGGTCTAAAAACTGATATCTTCGTATGCCGCCGCTCGCTCCAGTTTGATATTCAACGAAGCAAGGGTAACGCTGTCGCTACTGGCCGTCTGTATCCATCCTGCATCTGCTCGTCGAAAAAGCTCGAAGCCCGGTTCATTCTGAGCGACGAGCAGATATTCCTGAAGGCTTTCAATGGTTTTATAACGTTCGAACTTGATCGTCCGGTCGGTCTTTTCTGTGGAATCTGAAAGAACTTCGACAATGAGCGTCGGATTCATCAGCGTATCATACTCGTCTGCAAATTGCGGTGGTCCGCAGACGATGACGATATCAGGATACGTATACGCCTGCCAGCTTTTGACGCGGACATCAAGCATCACCGGCTTGCAGTCCGATCCCTTCAGAGCCTGTCTGAAGAAGGCAAAGAGGTTCCCGACGATCTCGGTATGCCTGTAGCTTGCGCCGGCCATGGCATAGATCTCGCCGTCATAGTACTCGCTTTTGTATTCTGCCTGGTTTTCTACCAGCAGATACTCTTCAGGAGTAAATCTGCGTCGCTGTGATGCGTGCATGGCTGTTTATTACGCATTGCCTCGTTCCTGTCAATACGGAATGAATGTTGCAGTCGACATCAGCCAGCGGGCCGGGCGCGCTGGCACCGGCGATTTTCTCATGGTCGGCTCGCGTGCAGTTTTTGCCTGACAGAGAGAGCGCCCGACAATTTCTGTTCCCATGCGCATCCTATCCGGCATTCAACCCAGCGGCCGTCCGCATCTCGGTAACTACTTCTCTATGATGAAGCGGATGCTGGAATACCAGGAGACAAGCGAGCTTTTCTGCTTCGTCGCAAGCTATCATGCGATGACGACGGTGGAGAAGGGAGAGGATCTTGCGCGAAACATCGAAGGCGTCGTGCTCGACTTCCTGGCGCTGGGCATGGATCCGAACCGGTCGACGTTCTGGGTGCAGAGCGACGTGCCCGAGGTGACCGAGCTCACCTGGATTCTCTCGATGCAGATCACCGTGCCGCAGCTGGAGCTTGCGCATTCGTTTAAAGATAAGGTGGCGCAGGGCATCATCCCCTCGGGCGGGCTTTTTATTTATCCGATTCTCATGGCCGCCGACATCCTCGCCTTTCGATCTGAGAAGGTGCCGGTCGGTAAAGACCAGAAGCAGCATCTTGAGTTCACGCGAGATATCGCCCGCCGTTTCAATAACGTCTATGGCGACATCCTCACGATGCCCGAGGCCGACATCAGCGAAGACGTCGCCGTCGTGCCCGGCCTTGACGGGCGCAAGATGAGCAAGAGTTATAAAAATACCATCGATTTCTTTGCCTCCGAGAAGGATCTGAAGAAGGCCGTGAGTTCGATCATCACCGACTCAAAGGGCGTGGACGATGTAAAAGAGCCCGAAGGCCCTCTCTATGACATCTATTCTCTCTTTCTTGACGAAGACGGACGCAAGGCGCTGGCCGATCGCTTTCGCACGCCGGGCACCGGCTACGGACATATTAAGATGGATCTCTTAAAGGCCATCCTCGAACATTTCGGCGAGGCCCGCGAGCGTCGCGCCACTCTGGAAAAGGACCCCGATACGGTGCGCGACATGCTCGCTGCCGGAGCGAAGAAGGCAAGGGCGGTCGCCGCTCCTCTGCTCGAAGATGTGCGAAAAGCGACCGGACTGCGCTACATGCGCTAATTTTTTTCTAACAGATCGAGCAAGTCCGCACCCATACGGGTATGAGTCCTACCCGTATTCTGAAAGCCGTCTTGCTTGCTCTCACGCTTCTTCTGCTCTGGTGGGCCGATCCGATCGCCGCTCGCTCGTCCGCTCCGTCTGCGGTCTTTCTCTGGGCGGCCTTCCTTTTACTGTGTATAACGGTGCCGCTTTATCTCTGGCCGTCGGTTCGCTGGTTGCCTGCGCGACGCTCCGTGCTGTTCCTGTTGCCGCTCTTTCTTGCGCTGCTTGGCTTTACGACTCGAGACTGGAAGGCGCCTGATGCGGCGCCCGACGTCTGGATGAATCCGCCACAGCGCGCGGCGCTTTCTGCTGAGCTGAAGATCGTAAAAGAGATTCGTCCCGGGCTTGTGCTGGCCGACGTGCGCCTGACCTCGATCGAGCATTTTACGGGGCGCTGGGTGCGCATCCCGGGGCGACGCAAGAAGGTACGCACGGCGAACTATATCGAGCCCGTGACGCATTCTTCGTTTCCCGTCGCCGTGCAGACACGCAAAGACGAGATGCCCCGGGTCGGATGCACGTTAGCCGTCAGGCTTACGCCGAAGTACTTTCCGAAACGGCTCGAAGGGGATTATCTGGCCTCGCTGCGTTATCAGGGAGCTTCTTCGTATATGCGTCTTGCTCCCTGGCTCATACAATCGAAGTCATGCGAGGTCGTCGATCCAAAAGCAGAATGGAAGGCCGCTCTGATTGAGCTGGTGACGAAAGAACACGGGCATCCTTTTTTACAGGAGAAGATCCGTTTTTCAAAAGAGGCCGAAGGCGTCGCTCTTGGAATGCTTACGGGCAAGTCAGGCTGGATGGATCGCGATACAAAATCGACGGCGGCCGGCCTCGGGATTCTACATCTCTTTGCCGCAAGCGGCCTGCATCTGGGCATCCTTTACGCCGTACTTTACTGGCCGCTTTCAAAACTGTTCGGGCCGAAGCACGGCCTGGCCACCGCTCCGCCGTTAGTCGTCGCCGCCGCCTACGTATGGCTGCTTGATTTTCCCGTTTCGCTGGTGCGCGCCTTCTGTTTCGTCAGTCTCTTTGCTCTGCGCAGCTTCGTTCACCGACGTATCGTGACGATCGATCATCTGATCAATACGGCTCTGTTAACCGCCCTTTTCTTTCCCGATTCGATGATCAGCCTTTCGGCGCTGCTTTCTTTCTCGGCTGTCGGCGGCATCCTCTTTCTTTTTGAGCCGATCAACGGTCTTTTCAAGGCCAATCTTAAGAAAAGGCCTGTGCCCTTTATCATTCGTATTCCGTCTGCGATCGTCCATTTCTTCAGGCAGCAGGGGCAGATCAGTTTTGCCGCCTCTCTTCCCGTAACGCCCTGGATACTGCTTTTCTTTCGTTCGTATGCCTTTCTTTCTCCGTTTGCGAATATGGTCATCGTGCCCATGGCCGGTATTCTTTTGCCGCTTCTGTTCGTTTCGGTTTTCAGCGGATTCCTCGCCGCCGATACATGGCCCGATCGTCTGCTCTGGTTCGTTACAGTGAACGGATTTGATCTGATGCTTCTCGTGATGAATCGATTCAATATGCCCGCATTCTTCGTGCGTTTCGAAGAGATTGCTCCCGTTGCGGTGATGAGCTTTGTTCTGCTTGTGGGGACCGTTATCGTGCTTGCACTCTATAAACGGGAACGCATCTCGAAGCTGACGGCGTTGGCGGCCGTGTTGCTCTTCTTCTCTCTCACCGGGCCGATGGGATTTCTCGTCTTGCGTGCAATTGAGCGAATGGTCGACGGATGAAGTTAGAGCCAGTCTACGCAGACAGCCAACCCGTAAACTGAGGTAGCAAGGTGAGCGGCCGGCGAATGAACGCAGGTGGCGAGGTCTTACATTGGACGTTATTTGATTGAGCGACATCGCCTGCTCCGGATTCTGCCGTCGTGTATCCTTATTATAGCAGGGATCGAATCCAGGCCGATCTTCGCGAGCTGGGCGGAGCGATTCGCAAGTCAATGGGCCAGAACTTCCTGATTGATCCCAACACGATCGATCGATTGGTTCGTCCGGTTCACGAGGCGCTTCAGACATGCAGCGAGCCTTCGGTGATTGAGATCGGGCCTGGACTCGGAGCGCTGACTCATCGCCTGATCGAATATGCTCCCGTAACGGCGCTTGAGCTGGACCCCATGCTTGCGACGCTTCTGCGGCGACAGTTTGAGGGACAGGCAAACTTCATGCTGATCGAAGGCGATGCGCGTCGCACGCTTGCCGGGTTAACAGCGCCCGTGCTCTGCGGAAACCTTCCCTACTATATAACGACCGAGCTGATTCTTGAAAGCCTGAGCGTGCCCGGAGTGCAGCATCTTTTCTTTCTGGTACAGACGGAGTTTGCGAAGCGTGCCTGTGCGAAGACGGCCGAGAGCTCGTTTACGGTTTTTCTGCGCAACTTCGGCGAAGTGAAACTGCTTGAGCGCGTGCCCGCCTCCTGTTTTTATCCCGTGCCCTCGGTGGAGTCGTCTTTTTTTACGGTGCAGTTATACGAAGAGCGCGCACCGGCCGCTATTCTTGAAAAGCTACTTCGCATGAGCTATCGCAGCAAACGCAAGAAGATCCGTAATTCCTGGCGGGTGGGGGAGGCGCTGCTTCCCGTTGAAACAGTCGAAGATCTGGCGCCCTCTGCCGGTATCGATGCCGAGAAACGACCCGAAGAGATTGCCATCGAAGCCTATCATACGCTCGCACGTCTGATAGCGGCTAACGTCGTAGTAGATCCAGAAAGGCATGCGTAAAACTATAGACGTCGCCAGGCCATCGTGCCGTAATCAGGTTTCCGTCACGCACGCAGAATCCACGATTCCGATGACTTTCGCTATCCCGGGCAAGGGCTGTCGGGCCTTCCTCAAACTGATCCGGTGAGGCAAGAAAGGACATCACCTCGTCCTGCGTCGTCGTTTTGGGATAGGTGCGATAGTAGTTACCCAGCCAGAGGCCCGTCATATAGTATGCCGCCATCTCCTGTTTACGAAGCAGGCAGGTCAAGCGCCGATGCCTGACGACCGAGATGCCCGATTCATCTCTTGAACGGGCAAGAAGCAGCACACCGTGACAGATGGCTCCGACGGGCTTATTCTGTTTCATGAAATCGACTACAAGGCGTTGCAGCACTGCGGATTCGAGATAGGGTCGCATACCGGGCGCATGTCCGCCATGCAGGATCAGACCATCGAAGTCATCGGCCCGCAAATCGGAATAAAGCCTCGGGTTGCGATACTCCGAAAGCTCCATCATCTCTTTACAGGCAAGCACGGCATCCTTACGAGCTACAAGAACCGGTTTCCAGATGCCTAACCCTTTTCCGTCAAGCATGCGCGAATCGGGCAGGGCAGGCCTGCCGTCGGCTGTGGCAAAGCAGACCTGAAATCCGGCCTGTCTTAATAGCCGGGCGGGAATCGCTGCCTCAGTCGGATCAAAGTCCTGAGAAGATAACGGCATAAGAATCATGAATCCCTCTCATCACGCTCATTCTCTTTTTTACAGGTAGCGTCGTAACAACTCTAATGCGGCCATCAAAACGGTCGATCGAGAAAAAGAAAGGCAAGAGCCGCTCCGACAAGCGCCATCGAAAGGCCCCAGAGCAACAGCTTGCGAAAGAGAACAGAACGTGCTTCGGCGCCGACCGGAGCCGAGGCAATACACAGCGCTCCGAGCGTGGAGAGCGGACTGACATCGACCATGTGCGACCCGGCGCAGATGGCAACGGCCAGATCGACCGGATCGGTCACACCCGTCTGATTCATAATCTCGGGAATCATCGGCACGAAGGCCGGCATGATCACGCCGCTTGAAGAGCTGAAGGCTGAGGCGATGCCCGTGAGAAGGGCCAGGACGGCATTGATCGTATGGGGGCCTGAGATATCGGCGATCAATCCGACAAGCAACGTCAGGCCGCCGCTTGCCTCAAGCACCGAGATCAGAATCGCTATGCCGGTAAGAAGGAAGATCGCATCCCACGGTAGATCTTTCAGAGATGCGCGATGACGATCGGCGCCAAGCAACCACAGAACGGCCACAAGCACGAAGGCGACCGGACCGACGGAAAGCTGAAAGACAAGCACAAGCACGATTAACGTAACGATGGCGAAAATCGTTAACCATTGCGGACGATTGATGGGGCGACTGATGTGCGCTGTCTCTGGAACTGGATGCTTGAGCGTGCTCCAATCCGAAAAAAGCAGTACGGCGCCAAGAGCGGTAATCGACTGCAGGCCGGCCGTCGCCCCGAAGATGCGCAGCGGTATCAGCGGATCGGCAATACCGATCTTCTGTAGAAGGCCCGTGCTGATGATGCCGGTTGGCGCGACGGGCGAGAAGGCGCCGGCGTTGGCGCCCGTGCAGATCAGGATGGCCATGAGCAGCGGTGAAACGCCGGCACGTACGGCGAGCGCCATGCCCGACGGTGCAAGCAGAGCGGCGGCGGCGATATTACCCGGACCGATGGCCGAGAGAAGCACGGCAAGAAAGAAATAGATGATGGGCAGCAGAGCGGCCCGTCCCCTGGCCAGGCGCAGGAAAAGGGCGGTGATACGTTCGAGTGTGCCGTTTTTATCGGCAATGGCGAAGAGCAGGGTGATGCCGATCAGCATGAGAAACAGGTTATCGGGAAACCCCTTCGCAATCCCGGCGGGGTCGACGGTTCCCGTCAGAAATCCGACAAGATAGGCGGCGGCGATAGCCAGGATGCCTGCGTTGATGCGCGGTAGAAGCGAGCCGGCCAGGAGAACGAGTAAAAGAGCTATTAACGAAAAGACAGCAGACCAGCTTCCCATCATTTCCATGCACGGATCGTATCATAGATACCGGGCGCAGAAAAGCATTTTTCGCCGATCTTTTCGTCGACACGGACGGCGCAGGTCTGAAAGAGGTTCATGTCCTTCCGCTTCAGACTGACCGATAAGGAATTCGCAAAACTCACGCTGCAGATGTACTACCGCAAGCCGTTAACATTGCTTGTCTTGCTCTTTGTTCCCGTCTATGTCGGCTACATCGTCATCAACGTACCGCTCAACGATATCAATCAGATTCTACCGCTGGCTATCCTGCCGATCTTCGTGCTCTTCGTCCTGCCCATGTCGGTATGGCAGGGAGCGATGCGCACGTATCAGAATACGCCGGCGCTCAGCGAAGAGATGCATATCAACGTTTCATCCGATAAGATAACGATTGAAACGGTAAGCAAGGTCGTCGAGCATCAGCGATCGGATCTGCGTCGGGTGCTGAATCTTTCGGGCGCGAAGGTGCTTGTTTTTGGCCCCGGTCACCTGGTACCGATTCCAAAACGCATCCTGGGCCAGGCCGAAATAAGCTTCCTTGATTCTCTGCAAAAGAAGTAAGCGGCCTGAGGCTACAGAAGCTGCTCAACGAATAAGCTAACCACTGAGGTCTCTGAGGGCGCGGAGAAAATTAGGTAAGAGAGTCAGCACTCTTGCACGTTCGGTTTGCCGTTCGCGATTTTCGCGGTCAACAATTTCTTTCATTGAGGTTTAAACTTCTGTTGCAGAGAGTGGAACTCAAGAGGAAGATTAGTTCCACATGAGCAGCCCCCCAATGCTTTCTCCGCTCACCCTCCGCGTCCTTTGAGCCCTCCGCGGTTCCTTCTGGTTTTCTTTTCGCGTCTTTCGTGATTTTCGCGGTCAACAAATTCTTCGATGGATCTGCAGACTCCCGTCGCGGGGCGTGGGACTCCACAGGCTGATTAGTTCCACATGAATAGCCCCCCAATGCTTTCTCCGCTTTGTTTTTCTCCGCATCCTCTGAGCCCTCCGCGGTTTATTCTTCTTGAATTATCCGCCTATCGCGGCCCCTCATAATGCGTTGACAGCACTGTCTATTGGAACGCTCTAACCCTATGATCTATCGCTTTCATGATCGCCTTCCCGATATTGCCCCCGATGTCTTTATCGCACAGTCCGCCGATGTGATCGGCCGCGTGAAGATTGGCGCCGGCTCGGGCATCTGGTTCGGATGTCTGATTCGCGGCGATGTAGACGAGATCACGATCGGCGAGCGGACGAATATCCAAGATCTCTCCATCGTTCATGTGACGGGCGGTAAATACCCGACAATCATCGGCGACGACTGCACGCTCGGGCACCGGGTTACCGTGCACGGAGCACGGCTGAAGAACCATGCCTTTCTGGGCATCGGTTCAACGGTGATGGATGATTGTGAGATCGGCGAGTTTGCCATGCTGGCCGCAGGTAGCCTTCTGCCGCCCGGCAAGAGCATTCCCGACGGCATGCTTGCGATGGGATCACCGGCGAAGGTGATCCGGCCGATCAGCGACGCCGAGCGCGAGATGATTCTGCGTATACCGCAAACGTATGCCCGCCTTGCACAGGAATATCGAAACGCCGAACTGGTGCAGCCCGTGCAGCGTTGAAGCAGTGGAAAGTTAACAGAACGAGCTCGGCCGGATCGTTCCGGCCGATGACTCCGCTCTTTTGTTCGATCTACACAGGAGCGTGATTAAAAGGGAAGCTCCTCCTTCAGATGCTCATGAATCTCCGTATCAGGGATGCCTTTCAGATTCTTCTGAATCCAGATGATGTTCATTCCTCCCGATGCACCGTTAAGCTTTTCTTTCATGTAGCCTGTAAACCGTGGGCCGGCGCAGATATAGATCGCTTCACCTGCTCGCCCCGAACAATTCTGCTGCAGATACTGGCAGATTTCCGCTGCGAAGCGTTTATTCTCGACGACGGTGGGGTCGGTATCGCGCTCCATCTTATGACGTCCCGTGCCTGCGCTATCG
This region of Leptonema illini DSM 21528 genomic DNA includes:
- a CDS encoding ComEC/Rec2 family competence protein, whose product is MSPTRILKAVLLALTLLLLWWADPIAARSSAPSAVFLWAAFLLLCITVPLYLWPSVRWLPARRSVLFLLPLFLALLGFTTRDWKAPDAAPDVWMNPPQRAALSAELKIVKEIRPGLVLADVRLTSIEHFTGRWVRIPGRRKKVRTANYIEPVTHSSFPVAVQTRKDEMPRVGCTLAVRLTPKYFPKRLEGDYLASLRYQGASSYMRLAPWLIQSKSCEVVDPKAEWKAALIELVTKEHGHPFLQEKIRFSKEAEGVALGMLTGKSGWMDRDTKSTAAGLGILHLFAASGLHLGILYAVLYWPLSKLFGPKHGLATAPPLVVAAAYVWLLDFPVSLVRAFCFVSLFALRSFVHRRIVTIDHLINTALLTALFFPDSMISLSALLSFSAVGGILFLFEPINGLFKANLKKRPVPFIIRIPSAIVHFFRQQGQISFAASLPVTPWILLFFRSYAFLSPFANMVIVPMAGILLPLLFVSVFSGFLAADTWPDRLLWFVTVNGFDLMLLVMNRFNMPAFFVRFEEIAPVAVMSFVLLVGTVIVLALYKRERISKLTALAAVLLFFSLTGPMGFLVLRAIERMVDG
- the trpS gene encoding tryptophan--tRNA ligase, which encodes MRILSGIQPSGRPHLGNYFSMMKRMLEYQETSELFCFVASYHAMTTVEKGEDLARNIEGVVLDFLALGMDPNRSTFWVQSDVPEVTELTWILSMQITVPQLELAHSFKDKVAQGIIPSGGLFIYPILMAADILAFRSEKVPVGKDQKQHLEFTRDIARRFNNVYGDILTMPEADISEDVAVVPGLDGRKMSKSYKNTIDFFASEKDLKKAVSSIITDSKGVDDVKEPEGPLYDIYSLFLDEDGRKALADRFRTPGTGYGHIKMDLLKAILEHFGEARERRATLEKDPDTVRDMLAAGAKKARAVAAPLLEDVRKATGLRYMR
- a CDS encoding host attachment protein produces the protein MNRKWIVVANRAEARFFVPNGKGRPFQLVHRMDHPEGRLKGKDFYADAEGISYDSAGTGRHKMERDTDPTVVENKRFAAEICQYLQQNCSGRAGEAIYICAGPRFTGYMKEKLNGASGGMNIIWIQKNLKGIPDTEIHEHLKEELPF
- a CDS encoding Uma2 family endonuclease; protein product: MHASQRRRFTPEEYLLVENQAEYKSEYYDGEIYAMAGASYRHTEIVGNLFAFFRQALKGSDCKPVMLDVRVKSWQAYTYPDIVIVCGPPQFADEYDTLMNPTLIVEVLSDSTEKTDRTIKFERYKTIESLQEYLLVAQNEPGFELFRRADAGWIQTASSDSVTLASLNIKLERAAAYEDISF
- a CDS encoding formylglycine-generating enzyme family protein, giving the protein MFYRSAPPLFLLSILLGLWSSCAPAISRPSSAEECPSDVPADMACIPGGRFLLGSNETDWKKENWDLSSFAEHTVELSTFLLDKYEVTTEQYQACVAAGRCERQLTNYPHLREQKMPQMKVNWYQAQAYCKAQGKRLPTEAEFEAASRGPDGETHPWGNAPATCQYAIIKDDTGRGCKGHKAPGWHATPENFRETGATWDVGSKGAYRYGLYDMSGNAQEWVSDWFAPTLEACGEACQGKDPQGPCAGADHCPGFDEKLVKGGSWYWGPIAARAAARRPHFPKNQPIHHFGFRCAKSI
- a CDS encoding type 1 glutamine amidotransferase domain-containing protein; protein product: MILMPLSSQDFDPTEAAIPARLLRQAGFQVCFATADGRPALPDSRMLDGKGLGIWKPVLVARKDAVLACKEMMELSEYRNPRLYSDLRADDFDGLILHGGHAPGMRPYLESAVLQRLVVDFMKQNKPVGAICHGVLLLARSRDESGISVVRHRRLTCLLRKQEMAAYYMTGLWLGNYYRTYPKTTTQDEVMSFLASPDQFEEGPTALARDSESHRNRGFCVRDGNLITARWPGDVYSFTHAFLDLLRR
- a CDS encoding SLC13 family permease, whose translation is MEMMGSWSAVFSLIALLLVLLAGSLLPRINAGILAIAAAYLVGFLTGTVDPAGIAKGFPDNLFLMLIGITLLFAIADKNGTLERITALFLRLARGRAALLPIIYFFLAVLLSAIGPGNIAAAALLAPSGMALAVRAGVSPLLMAILICTGANAGAFSPVAPTGIISTGLLQKIGIADPLIPLRIFGATAGLQSITALGAVLLFSDWSTLKHPVPETAHISRPINRPQWLTIFAIVTLIVLVLVFQLSVGPVAFVLVAVLWLLGADRHRASLKDLPWDAIFLLTGIAILISVLEASGGLTLLVGLIADISGPHTINAVLALLTGIASAFSSSSGVIMPAFVPMIPEIMNQTGVTDPVDLAVAICAGSHMVDVSPLSTLGALCIASAPVGAEARSVLFRKLLLWGLSMALVGAALAFLFLDRPF
- a CDS encoding type II toxin-antitoxin system VapB family antitoxin, coding for MKTTIDIPDDILNEVIKYSDTSTKREAILTALTDYLNRKKMADLASMKGSLKTLISQEELRELREAERS
- a CDS encoding PIN domain-containing protein — encoded protein: MILIDSSVWIEFLRVNGNAEAQARVADHLISGEARIAEPILLELWNGVKGREERKQIAKIEQSVPILPCTSEVFKLSYRVADLSRAAGLTVPSIDLIIFSIAAFHNVKIDTLDKHLRLLEKKIKLQVDMS
- a CDS encoding gamma carbonic anhydrase family protein, with the protein product MIYRFHDRLPDIAPDVFIAQSADVIGRVKIGAGSGIWFGCLIRGDVDEITIGERTNIQDLSIVHVTGGKYPTIIGDDCTLGHRVTVHGARLKNHAFLGIGSTVMDDCEIGEFAMLAAGSLLPPGKSIPDGMLAMGSPAKVIRPISDAEREMILRIPQTYARLAQEYRNAELVQPVQR
- the rsmA gene encoding 16S rRNA (adenine(1518)-N(6)/adenine(1519)-N(6))-dimethyltransferase RsmA, encoding MYPYYSRDRIQADLRELGGAIRKSMGQNFLIDPNTIDRLVRPVHEALQTCSEPSVIEIGPGLGALTHRLIEYAPVTALELDPMLATLLRRQFEGQANFMLIEGDARRTLAGLTAPVLCGNLPYYITTELILESLSVPGVQHLFFLVQTEFAKRACAKTAESSFTVFLRNFGEVKLLERVPASCFYPVPSVESSFFTVQLYEERAPAAILEKLLRMSYRSKRKKIRNSWRVGEALLPVETVEDLAPSAGIDAEKRPEEIAIEAYHTLARLIAANVVVDPERHA